The Huiozyma naganishii CBS 8797 chromosome 3, complete genome genome contains a region encoding:
- the KNAG0C05640 gene encoding uncharacterized protein (similar to Saccharomyces cerevisiae YKL033W-A; ancestral locus Anc_2.544), with protein MTVIKACLFDMDGTLVNTEQLYTDATNDLLKQYDRRPISPDFKDEIQGLPGDSVPRRIISHYKLPLDTPEYYSCQTLDWSSTQLCQGAEHTIRELKEMGVPLALCTSSTRELYGKKISPCRDLFDQFDVVVTGDDCRIPSGRGKPAPDIWRLGLRDLNERLHLTLKPHECLVFEDSANGVVSANAFGSRTVWITDDPLVHEKPNKTGHLDLDLVETIPSLTHFKTSNYEFST; from the coding sequence ATGACGGTGATCAAGGCGTGTCTGTTCGATATGGACGGGACGCTCGTCAACACAGAACAGTTGTACACGGACGCTACAAATGACTTGCTCAAACAGTACGACAGGAGACCCATCTCCCCGGACTTCAAAGACGAGATCCAGGGACTCCCGGGGGACTCCGTCCCTCGCAGGATCATCTCCCACTACAAGCTACCTCTCGACACACCGGAATATTACTCTTGCCAGACGCTGGACTGGAGTAGTACCCAACTGTGCCAGGGAGCAGAGCACACAATTAGAGAACTCAAGGAAATGGGCGTCCCCCTAGCGTTGTGTACCTCCAGCACACGGGAATTATACGGCAAGAAGATCAGCCCCTGTAGGGACCTGTTCGATCAGTTCGACGTTGTCGTGACGGGAGATGATTGTAGGATCCCCAGCGGTAGGGGAAAGCCGGCACCTGATATCTGGCGGTTGGGTCTCCGGGACTTGAACGAGCGACTGCATCTAACGTTGAAACCACACGAGTGTCTCGTCTTCGAGGACTCTGCAAACGGAGTGGTCTCCGCAAACGCATTCGGATCCCGGACCGTGTGGATCACCGACGACCCATTGGTACACGAGAAACCCAACAAAACCGGGCATTTGGATCTCGACTTAGTCGAAACGATCCCATCTTTAACGCATTTCAAAACCAGCAACTATGAATTCAGTACATAA
- the PRS3 gene encoding ribose phosphate diphosphokinase subunit PRS3 (similar to Saccharomyces cerevisiae PRS3 (YHL011C); ancestral locus Anc_2.543) — protein MADHSIKMLAPDVNRAVAESVSQRLGIPLTKTHMKRDETGEVLFTIGESVRDQDIYIIVQIGSGEVNDRVLELLIMINAAKTASARRITVVIPSFPYARQDRRDKSRAPITAKLMADMLTTAGCDHVVTMDLHASQIQGFFDVPVDNLYAEPSVVRYIKENCDYKNAIIVSPDAGGAKRAAGLAEDLDLNFALIHKERAKANEVSRMLLVGDVTDKTCIIVDDMADTCGTLVKAASILMGHRARNVIAIVTHGVLSGNAIANINNSQLEKLVCTNTVPFQAKMKLCPKLDVIDISYVLAESIRRLHNGESISYLFKSHVL, from the coding sequence ATGGCTGATCATTCAATCAAAATGCTAGCTCCGGATGTCAACAGGGCTGTAGCGGAATCCGTGTCGCAGAGGCTCGGGATCCCCCTGACAAAGACGCACATGAAGAGGGATGAGACTGGTGAAGTTTTGTTTACTATTGGCGAGTCCGTGAGGGACCAGGATATATACATCATCGTGCAAATAGGGTCTGGGGAGGTGAACGACCGAGTGTTGGAGTTGCTGATTATGATCAATGCGGCGAAGACTGCCTCTGCGAGGCGGATCACCGTCGTGATACCCAGTTTCCCCTACGCGAGACAGGACAGGAGGGATAAGTCGAGGGCCCCAATAACGGCGAAATTGATGGCCGACATGCTAACGACAGCAGGATGTGATCACGTCGTCACGATGGACCTGCACGCTTCACAGATACAAGGGTTTTTCGACGTGCCCGTGGACAATCTGTACGCGGAACCCAGCGTCGTGCGGTACATAAAGGAGAATTGCGACTACAAGAATGCGATCATTGTGTCGCCGGATGCCGGTGGTGCGAAGCGGGCCGCGGGGCTTGCCGAAGACTTGGACTTGAACTTCGCGCTGATCCACAAGGAAAGGGCGAAGGCTAACGAGGTATCGAGGATGCTTCTTGTCGGGGACGTCACGGACAAGACGTGCATCATCGTCGATGACATGGCAGACACGTGTGGGACTCTGGTCAAGGCTGCGAGTATATTGATGGGCCACAGGGCGCGTAACGTGATTGCGATTGTCACGCACGGTGTGCTCTCTGGGAATGCCATTGCaaacatcaacaactcgCAGCTGGAGAAACTTGTATGCACCAACACGGTCCCTTTCCAAGCCAAGATGAAACTGTGCCCAAAACTCGACGTGATAGACATCAGTTACGTCCTCGCGGAGAGTATTCGCCGTCTACACAATGGTGAGAGTATCTCATACCTATTTAAAAGCCATGTGCTGTGA
- the ETP1 gene encoding Etp1p (similar to Saccharomyces cerevisiae YHL010C; ancestral locus Anc_2.542), which yields MNRENDTVVSEYMGHGIIRLFKLRGEVTTPAGEQSTVTVPGDDTMVSILFVPTYFTVHDLLHFYIGDEIVNNQISNFRILQNHDEGVGFNFMVLMKFKDPMNAKRFKEDFNGKSFSKMDPEKCHVVFIKEVVFQERLFDLTDDDERLPYLLTDPFTQLEKPGGRLVELPACPVCLERMDSETTGLITIPCQHTFHCQCLNRWKNSKCPVCRYSSFRLSRDTLMRTSRGTPKCHTCGAADNLWICLVCGNTGCGRYNSKHAIQHYEETSHCFAMDIKTQRVWDYAGDNYVHRIVQNEVDGKLVEVSGNDAAAVQGDNLAGDNLARNTPAEDHQGKDLDLAENFLRNKEYHLEYVQVLISQLESQREYYEGKLAQCAEERSVGAPAGALADMQAQVKKLAERLDRATFEMDKERGETKLLVRGLQENVTHLTKQNESLEKSRETLRAEKTDVEEQLRDIMFYLDTQNKFKDATEEERDGAVVIQPTPGITDPAKKNPKKKKKKKKKQLP from the coding sequence ATGAACAGAGAGAACGATACAGTCGTGTCGGAGTACATGGGCCATGGGATCATCCGGTTGTTTAAATTGCGGGGGGAAGTTACCACCCCTGCTGGGGAACAATCCACTGTGACGGTGCCGGGGGACGATACAATGGTCAGCATCTTGTTCGTGCCGACCTACTTCACCGTACACGACCTGCTACACTTTTATATAGGCGACGAGATCGTCAATAACCAGATCAGCAACTTCCGGATCTTGCAGAACCACGACGAAGGTGTCGGGTTCAACTTCATGGTGCTGATGAAGTTCAAGGATCCGATGAACGCAAAGAGGTTTAAAGAGGACTTCAACGGCAAGAGTTTCAGCAAGATGGACCCAGAGAAGTGTCATGTGGTGTTCATAAAGGAGGTGGTCTTTCAAGAGAGACTGTTCGACCTGAcagacgacgacgaaaGGCTGCCCTACTTGCTGACTGACCCGTTCACGCAGCTGGAGAAACCAGGGGGGCGCCTCGTGGAGTTGCCCGCGTGCCCGGTGTGCCTCGAGAGGATGGACTCCGAAACGACAGGGCTCATCACCATTCCCTGCCAACACACTTTCCACTGCCAGTGTCTCAACAGGTGGAAGAATTCAAAGTGTCCTGTGTGTCGGTACTCCAGCTTCCGACTCAGCAGGGACACGCTGATGCGGACTTCCCGAGGGACACCAAAGTGCCACACGTGCGGTGCCGCGGACAACCTATGGATATGTCTCGTCTGCGGGAACACCGGGTGCGGGAGGTACAACTCCAAGCACGCCATACAGCACTACGAGGAGACCTCGCACTGTTTTGCAATGGACATCAAGACGCAGCGGGTCTGGGACTACGCCGGCGATAACTACGTGCACCGGATCGTCCAGAACGAGGTCGACGGGAAGCTTGTCGAGGTCAGCGGGAATGACGCGGCAGCGGTGCAGGGGGACAACCTTGCGGGGGACAACCTTGCGAGGAACACGCCCGCAGAGGACCACCAGGGAAAGGACCTGGACTTGGCGGAGAACTTCCTGAGAAACAAGGAGTACCACCTCGAGTACGTCCAGGTGCTCATCTCGCAGCTGGAGTCGCAGCGAGAGTACTACGAGGGAAAACTTGCACAGTGCGCTGAGGAAAGGAGCGTAGGTGCCCCCGCGGGCGCACTCGCGGATATGCAAGCACAAGTCAAGAAATTGGCGGAAAGACTCGACCGGGCGACCTTTGAGATGGATAAAGAGCGCGGGGAGACCAAATTGCTCGTCCGCGGGCTTCAAGAAAACGTCACGCACCTAACGAAGCAGAACGAGTCCCTGGAGAAGTCCCGAGAGACCTTGCGGGCGGAGAAGACCGACGTCGAGGAGCAACTCCGCGATATCATGTTTTACCTCGACACGCAGAACAAGTTTAAGGACGCGACGGAGGAGGAGAGGGATGGAGCTGTCGTTATACAACCTACACCGGGCATCACAGATCctgcgaagaagaaccccaagaagaagaagaagaagaagaagaagcagctCCCCTGA
- the KNAG0C05670 gene encoding uncharacterized protein (similar to Saccharomyces cerevisiae YHL008C; ancestral locus Anc_2.540), whose amino-acid sequence MLYISFHQESPPSVAGSQASMANFLNGVPFGICLFYVVITGADLFNSNILFFTVGWLRNAVTIYDLLISWFVSLIGNFAGSLFMSYVLVHLSGIGHHWKDVSVTLGDSKVASSFIQTFLKGIGGNFFVCLAIYLQLMAKPIHVKLFLIILPIFTFCGIGFTHTVADMGIMYVSMLNGANVSVGKYIWKLLIPATLGNIVGGFAFSFIIPFYLHLYVVEQDRKELSLPEYEARDEQPELNMDSRVVRIPAREQEEFDDASDEDEISEKLDEESGSNASKIAVKHISTHDDDDATGSIRTPTAADNGSSMSNVAASFYSDNGTYSTGTPEPFHPGREPEGKTVGRSKSDTSTGELLRRWTTKNKRGKVHIRSPPGVFPVRGMGTPLLKERTIEDPTIDEDLLDDTGVSKASSSKSSSGLRDSNILKKVNTISIGSHGREKARLLNRIKTMERAKQNDYTMSGRYNVLEKKPSAQLGRTLTKIMTHRGKYDLNSADHEGQLPRTNQDVGITSRSEFSGSDTKQPQGKRSGLFKVFTKQFERSNKADSGISVDDRLRSLGISPRVATMANNTAGVENFSNIHTPPRRARTRSHSGSPQSNNHSSVRTTRPSRTSVAVSAVNSLPASAIQSIASRGSSGSTHGTPYNVTPAVTR is encoded by the coding sequence ATGCTCTACATCTCGTTCCACCAGGAATCACCTCCCAGCGTCGCAGGGTCCCAGGCAAGCATGGCCAACTTCCTCAACGGTGTGCCCTTCGGGATATGCCTCTTCTACGTCGTCATTACGGGTGCAGACCTCTTCAACTCCAacatcctcttcttcacaGTCGGATGGCTCAGAAACGCAGTGACCATCTACGACCTCCTGATTTCCTGGTTCGTCAGCCTCATCGGGAACTTCGCGGGCTCTCTGTTCATGTCCTACGTCCTCGTGCACCTCTCAGGGATAGGACACCACTGGAAAGACGTCTCAGTCACTCTGGGGGACAGCAAAGTGGCATCCTCCTTCATACAGACTTTCTTGAAGGGTATCGGTGGGAACTTCTTTGTCTGCCTCGCGATCTACTTGCAGTTGATGGCCAAACCCATCCACGTGAAGctcttcctcatcatcctGCCCATCTTCACCTTCTGCGGGATAGGGTTCACGCACACGGTCGCGGACATGGGCATCATGTACGTCAGCATGCTCAACGGGGCAAACGTCTCAGTAGGGAAGTACATTTGGAAACTGCTCATCCCGGCGACACTAGGGAACATTGTTGGTGGGTTCGCGTTCAGCTTCATCATCCCATTCTACCTGCACCTGTACGTCGTGGAACAGGACAGAAAGGAACTGTCCCTGCCAGAATACGAGGCCAGGGACGAGCAGCCAGAGTTGAACATGGACTCCAGAGTCGTAAGGATCCCTGCACGGGAGCAGGAGGAATTCGACGACGCAagcgacgaggacgagatCAGCGAAAAGCTGGACGAGGAAAGCGGCAGCAACGCGTCCAAGATCGCAGTGAAACACATATCAACacacgacgacgacgacgcgACGGGGTCCATAAGGACACCAACCGCAGCAGACAACGGCTCGTCCATGTCCAACGTCGCCGCGTCGTTCTACTCCGATAACGGAACTTATTCTACGGGGACACCGGAACCGTTCCACCCGGGTAGAGAACCAGAGGGCAAGACTGTAGGGAGGTCCAAATCGGATACGTCAACGGGAGAACTACTCAGGAGATGGACCACCAAAAATAAGAGGGGGAAAGTCCACATCCGCTCGCCGCCAGGCGTTTTCCCAGTGAGAGGTATGGGTACCCCGCTGCTGAAGGAACGTACTATTGAGGACCCGACTATCGATGAAGATTTGCTCGACGACACCGGTGTATCCAAGGCCTCGAGTAGTAAATCCTCTAGTGGCCTCAGGGACTCAAACATCCTGAAAAAAGTGAACACCATATCAATAGGATCGCATGGCCGCGAAAAGGCTAGATTATTAAACCGTATCAAGACTATGGAGAGAGCGAAACAGAACGATTACACAATGAGCGGCCGATATAACGTCCTGGAGAAAAAACCGAGCGCACAGTTGGGGAGAACGTTAACCAAGATCATGACACACAGGGGCAAATACGATTTGAACTCGGCAGACCATGAAGGCCAATTGCCCAGGACGAATCAGGACGTCGGTATAACGAGTCGATCAGAGTTTTCTGGCTCGGACACAAAACAACCACAGGGAAAACGGAGTGGTCTTTTCAAGGTTTTCACCAAACAGTTCGAAAGATCCAACAAAGCTGATTCTGGAATTTCCGTCGATGATCGGTTGAGAAGTTTGGGGATTAGCCCCAGGGTGGCCACGATGGCAAACAACACAGCAGGTGTCGAAAATTTCTCCAACATACACACCCCTCCAAGGAGGGCTCGGACAAGATCGCACTCCGGGTCACCACAAAGTAACAACCATTCGTCTGTGAGGACGACGCGCCCATCTCGAACATCTGTTGCGGTATCTGCCGTAAACTCCCTTCCTGCATCCGCCATACAGTCCATTGCATCACGAGGCTCCTCGGGTTCTACTCATGGAACACCTTACAATGTGACCCCTGCAGTGACCCGGTAG
- the KNAG0C05680 gene encoding bZIP transcription factor (similar to Saccharomyces cerevisiae YAP3 (YHL009C); ancestral locus Anc_2.493), with protein MLPQSQQGLQQGRVNIPNHPSAKPYPLPETPAQTAPYPAQYCLGQNQQRYNYDIGAPSNGMINGKISPNMRVGNMEDSGSSGSNQAYSTPTDNRISPPGAPLYMNTDHKDSSGPPKDYVVFQNTNNGSQLNGLMSQHEGGGHVSEEVNKARKKAQNRAAQKAFRERKEARLKELEEKLAESENSRHDLMLEIGKLKKLNAEIMLENKVLLQKGAIPLSPNGNTAPTNNSSTWNQDSMAVDEPAHSNFSFPTEDEFYEEMVANTVKNKFIRNLNKPNAEENGSAPANYLIKQNTEYTDEFGRRLLTVPATWEYLSKLSEDKDFDVSYVMNSLKGEEVCDEHGPAYARNLIDMLVEKAAID; from the coding sequence ATGTTACCGCAGTCACAGCAGGGGTTACAGCAGGGACGAGTTAATATTCCGAACCATCCTTCCGCCAAGCCCTATCCCCTCCCAGAGACCCCCGCGCAGACGGCACCCTACCCCGCGCAATACTGCTTGGGCCAGAACCAGCAGCGGTACAACTATGATATTGGGGCTCCATCAAATGGGATGATTAACGGTAAGATATCGCCAAATATGCGCGTTGGAAACATGGAGGATTCCGGCAGTAGTGGAAGCAACCAGGCGTATAGTACCCCTACGGACAACCGAATATCGCCTCCAGGTGCACCGCTTTATATGAATACGGACCACAAGGACAGTAGCGGGCCACCCAAGGACTATGTGGTGTTCCAGAATACGAATAATGGGTCGCAACTCAACGGGTTGATGTCTCAGCACGAGGGCGGCGGCCATGTATCAGAGGAGGTGAACAAAGCACGGAAAAAGGCGCAGAACAGGGCCGCGCAAAAGGCCTTCAGGGAACGTAAAGAGGCGCGGCTTaaggaattggaggagaagcTTGCGGAGAGTGAAAACAGCAGGCATGACTTGATGTTGGAAATCGGAAAGTTAAAGAAGCTCAACGCGGAGATTATGCTCGAAAATAAAGTTCTTTTACAGAAGGGCGCTATACCTCTGAGTCCCAACGGGAACACCGCGCCAACCAATAATAGCAGTACGTGGAACCAGGATTCGATGGCCGTGGATGAACCAGCCCACTCTAATTTCTCTTTCCCCACGGAGGACGAATTCTATGAAGAGATGGTTGCAAACACggtcaagaacaagttcatcCGTAATCTCAACAAACCAAACGCAGAAGAAAACGGCAGTGCCCCTGCGAACTACCTAATCAAGCAGAACACGGAGTACACGGATGAGTTTGGAAGGAGGCTCCTGACGGTGCCGGCGACGTGGGAGTATCTGTCGAAACTATCCGAGGATAAAGATTTCGACGTCTCCTACGTGATGAACAGTCTGAAGGGTGAAGAAGTTTGCGATGAACATGGCCCCGCATACGCAAGAAATCTAATAGATATGCTGGTGGAAAAAGCCGCCATTGATTGA
- the CWP1 gene encoding Cwp1p (similar to Saccharomyces cerevisiae CWP1 (YKL096W); ancestral locus Anc_2.485), whose amino-acid sequence MKFTSAFATIFALAQLVLADSAEFGMMSIHSGSPVHMLFFKDDNGLVLGSGGSSLSTTITDDGKLKLSNGKFVVVGSDGKFTEGAEADGSKGFAIVDSRVTYNGASSFYAAPADGSNYSVYAKDVSGSTDIVFNARGTTGAAITSYTPSGASASASGSASSTAAKATAISQIGDGQAQASVQTQTANGAQRLALGGAGAGIVAAACALIM is encoded by the coding sequence atgAAGTTCACTTCCGCTTTCGCTACTATCTTCGCTCTAGCTCAGTTGGTCCTTGCTGACTCTGCCGAATTCGGTATGATGTCCATCCACTCTGGTTCCCCAGTCCACatgttgttcttcaaggacGACAACGGACTAGTGCTGGGTTCCGGTGGTAGCAGTTTGAGCACCACCATCACCGACGACGGTAAGTTGAAGCTTTCGAACGGCAAGTTCGTCGTTGTCGGCTCCGACGGTAAGTTCACCGAGGGTGCCGAGGCCGACGGGTCCAAGGGCTTCGCCATCGTCGACTCCCGTGTCACCTACAACGGTGCCAGCTCCTTCTACGCTGCACCAGCTGACGGTTCCAACTACTCTGTCTACGCCAAGGATGTCAGCGGTTCCACCGACATCGTCTTCAACGCAAGAGGCACCACAGGGGCCGCCATCACTTCGTACACCCCATCCGGTGCCtctgcttctgcttctgGCTCCGCTTCAAGCACAGCCGCAAAGGCCACCGCCATCTCTCAAATCGGTGACGGTCAAGCCCAAGCTTCCGTCCAGACCCAGACTGCTAACGGTGCCCAAAGATTGGCCCTtggtggtgccggtgccgGTATTGTCGCTGCTGCATGCGCTCTAATTATGTAA
- the KNAG0C05700 gene encoding uncharacterized protein, which produces MSCFNINVSLSKTERSFLPPSSSRIVPRTLASRAHPLSPSLLRSRDSHTCNFRRGLPLLLFPRLLLEESSSHSAVVVGSRSGHGSIQSRHTAVCPLPGLSVGGTKGQRTYCLRSDLRMTQGTAHRPKKTRSGKMSWTSPERTNLELGRGGWGGARAGNVCVDLPWSAPSHRSHLLQVCLAETGPCNSQIIEQRAEGSVPEGVPFHNVAGATDGREACCCTVARLNGRHRRGNTRGVIGVRRRTQLRVNCLITRYLVEKEKRLKVYVIPIEI; this is translated from the coding sequence ATGTCCTGCTTCAACATTAACGTATCATTGTCTAAGACAGAGCGGTCCTTTCTGCcaccttcttcttcccgtATCGTCCCCCGCACTCTTGCTTCTCGTGCCCACCCCCTCTCCCCCAGTCTGTTACGCAGCAGAGACAGCCATACTTGTAACTTCCGCAGGGggcttcctcttcttctttttccgCGTCTTCTGTTAGAGGAATCCTCCTCACACAGTGCTGTCGTTGTTGGTTCACGTTCTGGGCACGGCAGTATACAATCCCGTCACACCGCTGTTTGTCCTCTTCCGGGGCTATCTGTGGGGGGAACAAAAGGACAAAGGACATATTGCCTTCGCTCCGATCTCCGCATGACGCAAGGAACGGCGCACCGCCCAAAGAAGACACGGAGCGGCAAAATGTCCTGGACATCCCCGGAGCGGACAAATCTGGAACTCGGAAGGGGGGGGTGGGGCGGAGCGCGTGCGGGGAATGTCTGTGTGGATTTGCCGTGGTCTGCACCCAGCCACCGCAGCCACCTTCTCCAGGTGTGTCTGGCAGAGACAGGGCCGTGCAATTCACAGATAATAGAACAAAGAGCGGAGGGCAGTGTCCCGGAGGGGGTGCCGTTTCACAACGTGGCAGGTGCAACAGATGGGAGGGAGGCGTGTTGTTGCACTGTTGCTCGCTTGAATGGGAGGCACAGACGAGGCAACACCCGAGGCGTCATTGGTGTCAGGAGAAGGACCCAGCTCCGTGTCAATTGCCTCATCACACGGTATCTTGtagagaaagaaaaacgaTTAAAAGTTTATGTAATACCTATTGAGATTtag
- the ISF1 gene encoding Isf1p (similar to Saccharomyces cerevisiae MBR1 (YKL093W) and ISF1 (YMR081C); ancestral locus Anc_2.488), producing the protein MLSHAIFERDVQDPCSAACDCADACKNTASAAPVVGVSDSPVFASRCNLPEKVTALRKIHTAPHPWENGPSQFLLVCTGGPTPISPPSPLSEQRPVRKRANSFAFIHRLSRNSSMSKMFDYADNTASRPKFSRSGSMDDGLAPSLAQLQVSPTAPLTRHNSCYAIPTHVYGLEKYVTSELDELSSGPSTATNSQSTMASVFISRATQGTLDRGLDNASESSSSSDSESSSSLSLTASVTRTHGGAKRTSVTDEDLAGDKPKNIKSRRSFIKLSLAQSFA; encoded by the coding sequence ATGCTGTCGCACGCTATATTCGAAAGAGATGTTCAAGATCCTTGCTCTGCCGCTTGCGATTGTGCAGATGCCTGTAAAAACACAGCCAGTGCAGCTCCGGTGGTGGGGGTGTCAGATTCTCCAGTGTTTGCATCACGTTGTAACTTGCCAGAGAAAGTAACCGCTCTACGGAAGATCCATACAGCACCCCATCCGTGGGAGAACGGTCCGTCACAGTTCCTGCTCGTGTGTACTGGGGGCCCAACACCCATCTCACCGCCATCCCCGCTCTCAGAGCAGAGACCGGTACGCAAGAGAGCCAACAGTTTCGCCTTCATACATAGACTCTCCCGCAACTCGTCCATGTCTAAGATGTTCGACTACGCGGATAACACAGCAAGCAGACCAAAGTTCTCCAGGAGCGGGTCCATGGATGACGGCCTCGCACCGTCGCTGGCACAGTTGCAGGTGTCCCCAACGGCACCGCTCACAAGACACAACTCCTGCTACGCTATACCGACTCACGTCTACGGGCTGGAGAAGTACGTCACCTCGGAACTGGACGAACTGTCCTCGGGGCCCAGCACAGCGACGAACTCGCAGAGCACCATGGCGTCCGTGTTTATCTCCCGGGCCACACAGGGGACCCTCGATCGAGGACTCGACAATGCGTCCGagtcgtcctcctcgtcggATTCAGAatcctcgtcgtcactGTCGCTGACCGCATCGGTTACTCGCACTCACGGAGGGGCGAAACGTACAAGTGTCACAGACGAGGATCTCGCGGGGGACAAACCAAAAAACATTAAATCAAGACGTTCATTCATCAAGTTGTCCCTGGCGCAATCCT